The following coding sequences are from one Aphelocoma coerulescens isolate FSJ_1873_10779 unplaced genomic scaffold, UR_Acoe_1.0 HiC_scaffold_193, whole genome shotgun sequence window:
- the LOC138101109 gene encoding ephrin type-B receptor 4-like produces the protein MGLWLFWLWVPLGLAEEETLLDTRLETSDLHWTVHPQGEGQWEELSALDAELGGAVRTFEVCSGRGRPGAPPKGRDPPQPGRDPPPQNSWLRSRWVPRGAATTVLAEIRFTVMACDSLGRTRGTRGTRGTRGTRDRDSDSLGRTRGTRGTRDRDRDRDSLGRTRGTRGTRETQDRDRDRDRDRDRDRDSLGRTRGTRGTRGTRGTRDRDSDSLGRTRGTRGTRETRDRDRDSDSDSDSDSDSDSLGRTRGTPGDNDTPGDTPGHAPGPAPGNSDALDNDGLRSNDPKPLNLHGNDPDNNLGLRGNGVHSLHLHGNHPDALHLQSNDPNDHNLHGNDPKDIDLHGNHPNDHSPLSNDPNDLSLHGNSPKLFDLHGNDPDDFDLHGNDPTDPDLHGNDPDDLDLHGNDPEDHDLHDNDPDDLSLRGNGPMDPDLHGNDPKPLDLHGNHPSSPSPPLPTLRPPRRPRSPPGPARPCKETFGVFYHESDADTATATSPPWMENPYVKVDTVAAEHLARPGGGPGGPQGRVNRKVLRLGPLSRAGFYVAFQDLGACMALLSVRLFFRRCPAATARLARFPATVPAELVAPVAGACVAGAVPAAEGVPLMYCREDGRWAEPPALGCVCGAGMEPSEGAGCRPCPPETFKAEPGGGRCQPCPPQSEAPSPGASSCPCRPGFFRAPGEGPPDRCSAPPSAPRALVAHVNGSAVRLSWSPPRAGGDRPDLRYHGLRTPAVSVAGLRPRVTYSFRVSARSGVTPPGPPEPPAAEINVTAGADVPPPVSDVVRVGGGPGGVTLAWPSPPPGPPGPPVLDYEVKYYEKLGGGEGPPQFLKVPQPRAELGGLRRGGLYGVRVRARSEGGYGDFGPETTVSAPGSEGSRGGPGGVVAGAAALGGLLVLALLGGALAGLRRWRLRAEKRRRGPAPTPGGLGGKLYIDPLTYEDPEVALRDFAQEIDVTCVTIEEVIGAGEFGEVWRGRLSLPGQPEAEVAVKTLKGGAGERQRREFLREAARMGQFRHPNVVRLRGVVSAGPPAMIVTEFLLHGALDAFLRGREGTLSPLQLVAMLRGIAAGMRYLAEAGFVHRDLAARNILVDAHLVCKVSDFGLSRALDGDRDSDPTYTSSLGGKIPIRWTAPEAIAFRTFTSASDAWSYGIVMWEVLSFGERPYWDMSNQDVINAIEQDYRLPPPPRCPPPLHRLMLDCWQRERSARPTFPHIVRALDRLIRRPESLRVAPPDPHGSSPACLEQRSPPGSTDPGPTPAAPPGPSVGEWLRGLGLGGYEEPFRSAGVTGLELLPRLRSEDLLRMGVTLAGHQQMILEGAQSLRSPPKGDPQC, from the exons ATGGGGCTGTGGCTGTTCTGGCTCTGGGTCCCCCTGGGGCTGGCGGAGGAGG AGACGCTGCTGGACACGCGGCTGGAGACGAGTGACCTGCACTGGACTGTCCACCCGCAGGGGGAGGGGCAG TGGGAGGAGCTGAGCGCGCTGGACGCGGAGCTGGGCGGGGCCGTTCGCACCTTCGAGGTTTGctcggggcggggccggcccggggccCCCCCGAaaggccgggaccccccccagcccggccGGGACCCTCCCCCCCAGAACAGCTGGCTCCGGTCCCGCTGGGTCCCCCGCGGCGCGGCCACCACGGTGCTGGCCGAGATCCGCTTCACCGTGATGGCGTGTGACAGCCTGGGcaggacacgggggacacgggggacacgggggacacgggggacacgggacagggacagcgaCAGCCTGGGcaggacacgggggacacgggggacacgggacagggacagggacagggacagcctgggcaggacacgggggacacgggggacacgggagacacaggacagggacagggacagggacagggacagggacagggacagggacagcctgggcaggacacgggggacacgggggacacgggggacacgggggacacgggacagggacagcgaCAGCCTGGGcaggacacgggggacacgggggacacgggagacacgggacagggacagggacagcgaCAGCGACAGCGACAGCGACAGCGACAGCGACAGCCTGGGCAGGACacgggggacacctggggacaacgacacacctggggacacacctggacaCGCCCCCGGACCCGCCCCTGGCAACAGCGATGCCCTTGACAACGACGGTCTCCGCAGCaacgaccccaaacccctcaatcTCCATGGCAACGATCCTGACAACAACCTCGGTCTCCGTGGCAACGGCGTCCACAGCCTTCATCTCCATGGCAACCACCCTGATGCCCTCCATCTCCAAagcaatgaccccaatgaccacAATCTCCATGGCAACGACCCCAAAGACATTGATCTCCATGGCAACCACCCCAACGACCACAGTCCCCTTagcaatgaccccaatgacctcagtCTCCATGGCAACAGCCCCAAACTCTTTGATCTCCATGGCAATGACCCCGATGACTTCGATCTCCATGGCAACGACCCCACGGACCCCGATCTCCATGGCAACGACCCCGATGACCTCGATCTCCATGGCAATGACCCTGAGGACCACGATCTCCATGACAATGACCCCGATGACCTCAGTCTCCGTGGCAACGGCCCCATGGACCCTGACCTTCATGGCaacgaccccaaacccctcgaTCTCCATGGCAACCAccccagctccccctccccgccccttcccaccctgcgccccccccgccggccccgcagcccccccgggcccgcccggccCTGCAAGGAGACCTTCGGGGTCTTCTACCACGAGTCGGACGCCGACACCGCCACGGCCACGTCGCCGCCCTGGATGGAGAACCCCTACGTCAAGGTGGACACGGTGGCGGCCGAGCACCTGGCGCGGcccggggggggcccgggggggccgCAGGGCCGGGTCAACCGCAAGGTCCTGCGGCTGGGCCCGCTGAGCCGCGCCGGCTTCTAcgtggccttccaggacctgggCGCCTGCATGGCGCTGCTGTCCGTGCGCCTCTTCTTCCGCCGCTGCCCCGCGGCCACCGCGCGCCTCGCCCGCTTCCCGGCCACCGTCCCCGCCGAGCTGGTGGCCCCCGTGGCCGGGGCCTGCGTGGCCGGAGCGGTGCCGGCCGCGGAGGGGGTGCCGCTGATGTACTGCCGGGAGGACGGGCGCTGGGCCGAGCCCCCCGCGCTGGGCTGCGTCTGCGGGGCGGGGATGGAGCCCAGCGAGGGCGCGGGGTGTCGGC cctgtcccccCGAGACGTTCAAGGCGGAGCCAGGGGGGGGtcggtgccagccctgcccccccCAGAGCGAAGCCCCCTCCCCTGGagcctcctcctgtccctgccgCCCCGGATTCTTCCGAGCCCCCGGAGAGGGACCCCCGGATCGCTGCTCCG cccccccctcGGCCCCCCGCGCCCTGGTCGCCCACGTGAACGGGTCAGCTGTCCGGCTGTCCTGGAGCCCCCCGCGGGCCGGGGGGGACCGGCCGGACCTGCGGTACCAC gggctgcggacCCCCGCGGTCAGCGTGGCCGGGCTGCGGCCGAGGGTCACCTACAGCTTCAGGGTCAGCGCCCGCAGCGGGGTcacccccccgggcccccccgagccccccgcggCCGAGATCAACGTCACGGCCGGGGCCGAcg TGCCGCCCCCCGTGTCCGACGTGGTCCGGGTCGGGGGGGGCCCCGGAGGGGTCACTctggcctggcccagcccccccccggggccccccggACCCCCCGTGCTGGACTACGAGGTCAAGTACTACGagaag ttggggggcggggaggggccccCCCAGTTCCTGAAGGTGCCGCAGCCGCGGgcggagctgggggggctgcgCCGGGGGGGCCTCTATGGGGTCAGGGTCCGCGCCCGCTCCGAGGGCGGCTACGGCGACTTCGGGCCCGAGACCACCGTGAGCGCCCCGGGCAGTG aggggtcccgggggggtcccgggggcgtCGTGGCCGGAGCCGCTGCCCTGGGGGGGCTCCtggtgctggccctgctggggggggccctggCCGGCCTCAG gcgGTGGCGGCTCCGGGCAGAGAAGCGGCgacgcggccccgcccccaccccTGGGGGGCTCG GCGGGAAGCTCTACATCGACCCCCTGACCTACGAAGACCCCGAGGTGGCCCTGAGGGACTTCGCGCAGGAGATCGACGTCACCTGCGTCACCATCGAGGAGGTCATCGGCGCAG GCGAATTTGGCGAGGTGTGGCGCGGCCGCCTGTCCCTGCCGGGCCAGCCCGAGGCCGAGGTGGCCGTGAAGACCCTCAAGGGGGGCGCGGgcgagcggcagcgccgggagtTCCTGCGCGAGGCCGCGCGAATGGGGCAGTTCCGCCACCCCAACGTGGTCCGGCTGCGCGGAGTGGTCAGCGCGGGGCCCCCGGCCATGATCGTCACCGAGTTCCTGCTGCACGGCGCCCTGGACGCCTTCCTCAGG ggccgggaggggacgCTGTCCCCGCTCCAGCTGGTGGCCATGCTGCGCGGGATCGCGGCCGGGATGCGCTACCTGGCCGAGGCCGGCTTTGTCCACCGGGATTTGGCCGCCCGGAACATCCTGGTGGACGCTCACCTGGTCTGCAAAGTGTCCGACTTCGGCCTGTCCCGGGCGctggacggggacagggacagcgaCCCCACCTACACCAGCTCCCTG GGTGGGAAAATCCCGATCCGCTGGACGGCCCCCGAGGCCATCGCGTTCCGCACCTTCACCTCGGCCAGCGACGCCTGGAGCTACGGGATCGTCATGTGGGAGGTGCTGAGCTTCGGGGAGCGGCCCTACTGGGACATGTCCAACCAGGAC gTGATCAACGCCATCGAGCAGGACTACCGGctgccgcccccgccccgctgtcCCCCGCCCCTGCACCGCCTGATGCTGGACTGCTGGCAGCGCGAGCGCAGCGCCCGCCCCACCTTCCCCCACATCGTCCGCGCCCTCGACCGCCTCATCCGGCGCCCCGAGAGCCTCCGCGTggcccccccggacccccatGG CTCCTCCCCGGCCTGCCTGGAGCAGCGCAGCCCCCCTGGGTCCACTGACCCCGGGCCcacccccgcggccccccccgGGCCCTCGGTGGGGGAGTGGCTGCGGGGCCTGGGGCTGGGCGGGTACGAGGAGCCGTTCCGCAGCGCGGGCGTGAccgggctggagctgctgccgcgGCTGCGCAGCGA GGACCTGCTGCGCATGGGGGTGACGCTGGCCGGGCACCAGCAGATGATCCTGGAGGGCGCCCAGAGCCTGCGGAGCCCCCCCAAGGGGGACCCCCAGTGCTGa